A DNA window from Pseudomonas tohonis contains the following coding sequences:
- a CDS encoding NADPH-dependent 2,4-dienoyl-CoA reductase, translating into MHSPSPYPHLLSPLDLGFVQLRNRVVMGSMHTGLEDRLWDFGKLAAYYRERARGGVGLIITGGFAPNREGWLLPLGSSLTGGMEVPAHRRLTQAVHAEGGRILLQILHAGRYGYHPLVVSASPLKSPISWFAPRELSERGIEKTIRAFVRCARLAKAAAYDGVEVMGSEGYLLNQFLCPRTNQRRDRWGGSLENRMRLALEIVRRIRRMAGERFILGYRLSLLDLVDGGNTWDEVREIALALQDAGLTLLNTGIGWHESRVPTIVTSVPRGAFVEVTARLRKELRIPLIASNRINTPELADAIVASGQADLVSMARPLLADPQFVAKAAAGRGDEINTCIACNQACLDHAFANRRASCLVNPRAAHETELRYSRARQHKRIAVVGAGPAGLSAACVAAERGHRVTLFEAADTIGGQFNLARRIPGKEEFDETLRYFRTRLQRLGVELVLGRRIAPGELSGHYDDVIVATGVRPRLPAIEGIHHAKVLSYLQVLQGAPVGPQVALIGAGGIGFDLAAYLLHERSPSPERWRAEWGIDLGGSTPGGLVAAEPAKPQREIWLLQRKPGALGSGLGKTSGWVHRAHLARNGVHMLGGVAYRRIDNDGLHIEIEGREQVLPVDNVVICAGQEPLCELQPVQGSDHLRLHLIGGARRAGELDAKRAIREGAELAARL; encoded by the coding sequence ATGCACAGCCCATCGCCCTACCCGCATCTGCTGTCTCCCCTCGACCTCGGCTTCGTCCAGCTGCGCAACCGCGTGGTGATGGGCTCGATGCACACCGGGCTGGAAGACCGCCTGTGGGACTTCGGCAAGCTCGCCGCCTACTACCGCGAGCGCGCCCGGGGCGGCGTCGGGCTGATCATCACCGGCGGCTTCGCGCCCAACCGCGAGGGCTGGTTGCTGCCCCTGGGCAGCAGCCTCACCGGCGGCATGGAGGTGCCCGCCCACCGGCGCCTGACCCAGGCGGTGCACGCCGAGGGCGGGCGCATCCTGTTGCAGATCCTCCATGCCGGGCGCTATGGCTACCACCCGCTGGTGGTCTCGGCCTCGCCGCTCAAGTCGCCCATCAGCTGGTTCGCCCCGAGGGAGCTGAGCGAGCGCGGCATCGAGAAGACCATCCGCGCCTTCGTGCGTTGTGCGCGCCTGGCCAAGGCGGCGGCCTACGACGGCGTCGAGGTGATGGGCAGCGAGGGCTACCTGCTCAACCAGTTCCTCTGCCCGCGCACCAACCAGCGCCGCGACCGCTGGGGCGGCAGCCTGGAAAACCGCATGCGCCTCGCGCTGGAGATCGTCCGGCGCATCCGCCGCATGGCCGGCGAGCGCTTCATCCTCGGCTATCGCCTGTCGCTGCTGGACCTGGTGGACGGCGGCAACACCTGGGACGAGGTGCGCGAAATCGCCCTCGCCCTGCAGGACGCCGGCCTCACCCTGCTCAACACCGGCATCGGCTGGCACGAATCGCGGGTGCCGACCATCGTCACCTCGGTGCCCCGCGGCGCCTTCGTCGAGGTCACCGCGCGGCTGCGCAAGGAGCTGCGCATCCCGCTGATCGCCAGCAACCGCATCAACACCCCGGAGCTGGCCGACGCCATCGTCGCCAGCGGCCAGGCGGACCTGGTGTCCATGGCCCGCCCGCTGCTGGCCGACCCGCAGTTCGTGGCCAAGGCCGCCGCCGGCAGGGGTGACGAAATCAACACCTGCATCGCCTGCAACCAGGCCTGCCTCGACCACGCCTTCGCCAACCGCCGCGCCAGTTGCCTGGTCAACCCGCGCGCCGCCCACGAGACCGAGCTGCGCTATTCCCGCGCCCGCCAGCACAAGCGCATCGCCGTGGTCGGTGCGGGCCCGGCGGGGCTTTCCGCCGCCTGCGTCGCCGCCGAGCGCGGGCACCGGGTCACCCTGTTCGAGGCCGCCGACACCATCGGCGGGCAGTTCAACCTGGCCCGGCGCATTCCCGGCAAGGAAGAGTTCGACGAGACCCTGCGCTACTTCCGCACCCGCCTGCAGCGCCTGGGCGTGGAGCTGGTGCTGGGCCGGCGCATCGCCCCCGGCGAGCTCAGCGGCCACTACGACGACGTGATAGTCGCCACCGGCGTGCGCCCGCGCCTGCCGGCCATCGAGGGCATCCACCATGCCAAGGTGCTGAGCTACCTGCAGGTGCTGCAGGGCGCCCCGGTGGGCCCGCAAGTGGCGCTGATCGGCGCGGGTGGCATCGGCTTCGACCTCGCCGCCTACCTGCTTCACGAGCGGAGCCCCAGCCCGGAGCGGTGGCGCGCGGAGTGGGGCATCGACTTGGGCGGCAGCACGCCGGGCGGCCTGGTGGCAGCCGAGCCGGCCAAGCCGCAGCGGGAAATCTGGCTGCTGCAACGCAAGCCCGGCGCCCTCGGCAGCGGCCTGGGCAAGACCAGCGGCTGGGTGCACCGCGCCCACCTGGCGCGCAATGGCGTGCACATGCTCGGCGGGGTCGCCTACCGGCGCATCGACAACGACGGCCTGCACATCGAGATCGAGGGCCGGGAACAGGTGCTGCCTGTGGATAACGTGGTGATCTGCGCCGGCCAGGAGCCGCTGTGCGAGCTGCAACCGGTGCAGGGCTCGGACCACCTGCGCCTGCACCTGATCGGCGGCGCCCGCCGTGCCGGTGAGCTGGACGCCAAGCGGGCGATACGCGAAGGCGCGGAATTGGCGGCGAGGCTCTAG
- a CDS encoding LysR family transcriptional regulator, with protein MDRITAMRVFVEVVERGSQTAAAEALEMSRAMVSRHLAALEEWAGARLLHRSTRRLSLTGTGEQMLPQCRELCALAEAMQHLGRDSREAPRGRLRVTCSQSFAQAWLVHEIGRFQVHCPGVSVDLLVSSQAVNLIEERVDLALRITNQLDPNLVARKLATCRSVVCATPAYLARHGLPRSPEDLARHNCLTYSFFGRSLWAFFRDGEPCAVPVDGSLSANESMVLLEATLADQGISLQPRYSVAAHLRSGALVPLLPGYEPQELGIYALYGTRRQMPTALRLLLDHLAERLQDDPDWDL; from the coding sequence ATGGACCGGATAACCGCCATGCGGGTCTTCGTCGAGGTGGTGGAGCGGGGCAGCCAGACCGCCGCCGCCGAAGCCCTGGAAATGTCACGGGCGATGGTCTCGCGCCATCTCGCCGCGCTCGAGGAGTGGGCCGGCGCGCGCCTCCTGCATCGCAGCACCCGGCGCCTGAGCCTGACCGGCACCGGTGAGCAGATGCTGCCGCAGTGTCGCGAGCTCTGCGCCCTGGCCGAGGCCATGCAGCACCTGGGCCGGGACAGCCGCGAGGCGCCGCGCGGGCGCTTGCGCGTCACCTGCAGCCAGTCCTTCGCGCAGGCCTGGCTGGTGCACGAGATCGGCCGCTTCCAGGTGCACTGCCCGGGCGTGAGCGTCGACCTGCTGGTCAGCAGCCAGGCGGTGAACCTGATCGAGGAGCGCGTGGACCTGGCGCTGCGCATCACCAACCAGCTCGACCCCAACCTGGTGGCCCGCAAGCTCGCCACCTGCCGCTCGGTGGTCTGCGCCACCCCGGCCTACCTCGCCCGCCATGGCTTGCCGCGCAGCCCCGAGGACCTCGCCCGGCACAACTGCCTGACCTACTCCTTCTTCGGCCGCAGCCTCTGGGCCTTCTTCCGCGACGGCGAACCCTGCGCGGTGCCGGTGGACGGCAGCCTCAGCGCCAATGAGTCCATGGTGCTGCTGGAGGCCACCCTGGCCGACCAGGGCATCAGCCTGCAGCCACGCTACTCGGTGGCCGCGCACCTGCGCTCCGGTGCCCTGGTCCCCCTGCTGCCGGGCTACGAGCCCCAGGAGCTGGGCATCTACGCCCTCTATGGCACCCGCCGGCAGATGCCCACGGCCCTGCGCCTGCTGCTCGACCACCTGGCCGAACGCCTGCAGGACGACCCCGACTGGGACCTGTGA
- a CDS encoding MBL fold metallo-hydrolase, with product MAPFASLRRLLAGAALIAATGSALAQPLQLQVYNPGDKAVFPVTSSLILGKHDALLVDAQFSSHEADELVRRIQASGKRLTTIFISHGDPDFYFGLDTLLRAFPEAKVLATAPTIEHIQATKDLKLAYWGPILKDGAPKALVVPKPLEGDSLELEGQHIQVIGLDSADPAHTSLWVPSLRTQLGGVLVSGNMHVWTADSQSAESRRNWIAALDRIEAQKPEQVIPGHYLGERAAGLDDLRFTRDYLKALEQELPKAKDAAALIAAMKKRYPGLAGEADLELSAKVLKGEMQWP from the coding sequence ATGGCCCCCTTCGCTTCCCTGCGCCGCCTGCTGGCCGGCGCCGCCCTGATCGCCGCCACCGGCAGCGCCCTGGCCCAGCCCCTGCAACTGCAGGTCTACAACCCCGGCGACAAGGCCGTGTTCCCGGTCACCTCGTCGCTGATCCTCGGCAAGCACGACGCCCTGCTGGTGGACGCGCAGTTCTCCAGCCACGAGGCCGACGAACTGGTGCGCCGCATCCAGGCCAGCGGCAAGCGCCTGACCACCATCTTCATCAGCCACGGCGACCCGGACTTCTACTTCGGCCTGGACACCCTGCTGCGCGCCTTCCCCGAGGCCAAGGTGCTGGCCACCGCGCCGACCATCGAGCACATCCAGGCCACCAAGGACCTGAAGCTCGCCTACTGGGGCCCGATCCTCAAGGACGGCGCACCCAAGGCCCTGGTGGTGCCGAAGCCGCTGGAAGGCGACAGCCTGGAGCTGGAAGGCCAGCACATCCAGGTGATCGGCCTGGACAGCGCCGACCCGGCCCACACCAGCCTGTGGGTGCCCTCGCTGCGCACCCAGCTGGGCGGCGTACTGGTGAGCGGCAACATGCACGTGTGGACCGCCGACTCGCAGAGCGCCGAATCGCGCCGCAACTGGATCGCCGCGCTGGACCGCATCGAAGCGCAGAAGCCCGAGCAGGTGATCCCCGGCCACTACCTGGGCGAACGCGCCGCCGGTCTCGACGACCTGCGCTTCACCCGCGACTACCTGAAGGCGCTGGAGCAGGAACTGCCCAAGGCCAAGGACGCCGCCGCGCTGATCGCCGCCATGAAGAAGCGCTACCCGGGCCTGGCCGGCGAGGCCGACCTGGAGCTCAGCGCCAAGGTGCTCAAGGGCGAGATGCAGTGGCCCTGA
- a CDS encoding DMT family transporter, whose translation MPSAWWLLALPFIAGAFLPLQAGINGLLSKQVSSVMSAALISFLVGTLALFAVAAVQRELPSFAALKGLTWWHWSGGLLGAVFIATAAFAGPRIGAMLFMALVLAGQLSMALVLDHYGWVGYREAPISLGKIAGMVLIIGGVWMIRRG comes from the coding sequence ATGCCCAGTGCCTGGTGGCTGCTCGCCCTGCCCTTCATCGCCGGTGCCTTCCTGCCGTTGCAGGCCGGCATCAACGGCCTGCTGTCGAAGCAGGTTTCCAGCGTCATGAGCGCCGCGCTGATTTCCTTCCTGGTGGGCACCCTGGCGCTCTTCGCCGTGGCCGCCGTGCAGCGCGAGCTGCCCAGCTTCGCCGCGCTCAAGGGGCTCACCTGGTGGCACTGGAGCGGTGGCCTGCTGGGCGCCGTGTTCATCGCCACCGCCGCCTTCGCCGGCCCCCGCATCGGCGCCATGCTGTTCATGGCCCTGGTCCTCGCCGGCCAGCTGAGCATGGCCCTGGTGCTCGACCACTACGGCTGGGTCGGCTACCGCGAGGCGCCCATCAGCCTCGGCAAGATCGCCGGGATGGTGCTGATCATCGGCGGCGTGTGGATGATCCGCCGCGGCTGA
- a CDS encoding GGDEF domain-containing protein → MTDAELPQHPEGFALWREIQDTRIRTRLGGLYYLLAWLLAWLFSATPLHYLGLGLAGTLFFGLMLAARILHVPPKNGSELELLGWLNRHWTLILATCLAWGLAHAWVLLTPDFADSRIIATLSTIAFSTAMAFNFAMRRRRAVVAILLLYLPGLIALGIHPEPQRAELVTLAFYLSYLVLALSRSHREYLGTVELELQLLEQRQRLDALSRTDGLTQLGNRYQFNNLFPAMVATASRQGSPLSLVLLDIDFFKRINDEHGHAMGDQCLQQFAERMREVFRRDSDALLRLGGEEFGVLMPDTGLKQASKLAEDFRRDLAAKGLVLKGERLPLTASLGVGCYDGQRDGDAEAFFKRVDDALYQAKEKGRDRLETA, encoded by the coding sequence ATGACTGACGCAGAGCTGCCGCAACACCCCGAGGGTTTCGCCCTCTGGCGCGAGATCCAGGACACCCGCATCCGCACGCGCCTCGGCGGCCTCTACTACCTGCTGGCCTGGCTGCTCGCCTGGCTGTTCAGCGCCACGCCCCTGCACTACCTCGGCCTCGGCCTCGCCGGCACCCTGTTCTTCGGCCTGATGCTGGCCGCGCGCATCCTCCACGTGCCGCCGAAGAACGGCTCGGAGCTGGAGCTGCTGGGCTGGCTCAACCGCCACTGGACGCTGATCCTCGCCACGTGCCTGGCCTGGGGCCTGGCCCACGCCTGGGTGCTGCTGACCCCCGACTTCGCCGACTCGCGGATCATCGCCACCCTCAGCACCATCGCCTTCAGCACCGCCATGGCCTTCAACTTCGCCATGCGCCGGCGCCGCGCCGTGGTCGCCATCCTGCTGCTCTACCTGCCGGGCCTGATCGCCCTGGGCATCCACCCCGAGCCGCAGCGGGCCGAGCTGGTGACCCTGGCCTTCTACCTCAGCTACCTGGTGCTGGCGCTGTCACGCAGCCACCGCGAATACCTGGGCACCGTGGAACTGGAGCTGCAACTGCTGGAACAGCGCCAGCGCCTGGACGCCCTGAGCCGCACCGACGGCCTCACCCAGCTGGGCAACCGCTACCAGTTCAACAACCTGTTCCCGGCCATGGTCGCCACCGCCTCGCGCCAGGGCTCGCCGCTGTCGCTGGTGCTCCTGGACATCGACTTCTTCAAGCGCATCAACGACGAGCACGGCCACGCCATGGGCGACCAGTGCCTGCAGCAGTTCGCCGAGCGCATGCGCGAGGTGTTCCGCCGCGACAGCGATGCGCTGCTGCGCCTGGGGGGCGAGGAATTCGGTGTGTTGATGCCCGACACCGGGCTGAAGCAGGCGTCCAAGCTGGCCGAGGATTTCCGCCGCGACCTGGCGGCCAAGGGCCTGGTGCTCAAGGGCGAGCGCTTGCCGCTCACCGCCAGCCTCGGCGTCGGCTGCTACGACGGGCAGCGCGACGGCGATGCCGAAGCCTTCTTCAAGCGCGTCGACGACGCGCTGTACCAGGCCAAGGAAAAGGGCCGCGACCGCCTGGAAACGGCCTGA
- a CDS encoding methyl-accepting chemotaxis protein, whose translation MTDMVATAVHEMGLTVQEIARNAGNAALSSQQARDEALQARKVVGESIGHIEKMSGEIGGAAGAVTELANQVASIDQVLAVIRGISEQTNLLALNAAIEAARAGEMGRGFAVVADEVRTLASRTQSSTDEIQQMIQRLKSGAETAVTSMHAGQSATGTGVEASQRTGMSLAAITEQVEKISDMNHQVAAATEEQSSVTEEINRNVQGIADLASATAGEVRACREDCQVLSRLADDLARQMGSFRL comes from the coding sequence ATGACCGACATGGTCGCCACCGCCGTCCACGAGATGGGCCTGACGGTGCAGGAGATCGCCCGCAATGCCGGCAACGCCGCCCTCAGTTCGCAGCAGGCCCGCGACGAGGCCCTGCAGGCGCGCAAGGTGGTGGGCGAGTCCATCGGCCACATCGAGAAGATGTCCGGGGAGATCGGCGGCGCGGCGGGCGCCGTCACCGAGCTGGCCAACCAGGTGGCATCCATCGACCAGGTGCTGGCGGTGATCCGCGGCATCTCCGAGCAGACCAACCTGCTGGCACTGAACGCGGCGATCGAGGCGGCCCGTGCCGGCGAGATGGGCCGTGGCTTCGCCGTGGTGGCGGACGAGGTGCGCACGCTCGCCAGCCGCACCCAGTCCTCCACCGACGAGATCCAGCAGATGATCCAGCGCCTGAAGTCGGGTGCCGAGACGGCGGTGACCTCCATGCACGCCGGGCAGTCGGCCACCGGCACCGGCGTCGAGGCCAGCCAGCGCACCGGCATGTCCCTGGCGGCGATCACCGAGCAGGTGGAGAAGATCAGCGACATGAACCACCAGGTGGCGGCCGCCACCGAGGAGCAGTCCTCGGTCACCGAGGAGATCAACCGCAACGTCCAGGGCATCGCCGACCTGGCCAGCGCCACCGCCGGCGAAGTACGCGCCTGCCGCGAGGATTGCCAGGTGCTCAGCCGGCTGGCCGACGACCTGGCCCGGCAGATGGGCAGCTTCCGTCTCTGA
- the pbpC gene encoding peptidoglycan glycosyltransferase PbpC (penicillin-binding protein 1C) codes for MSFPSTLHRARRLLRRRWVALPLLLLALLWCADRLFPLPLPADDRARVVLAEDGTPLWRFADAEGVWRYPVTPQQVSPYYLEALLTYEDRWFYRHPGVNPLALGRAAWQNLAGGRVLSGGSTLSMQVARLLDPHPRTLAGKLRQLWRTLQLEWHLSKDEILTLYLDRAPFGGTLQGVAAASWTYLGKPPSKLTRAEAALLAVLPQAPSRLRPDRYPQRATAARDKVLRRLAEYGAWPQAAVDEALEEPVLLAPRQEPRLAPLLARRLNRPGSPQLIRTTLDANLQRRLEDLLLGWRVRLPERTSAAILVVEHSSMAVRAYLGSVEMDDARRFGHVDMVGSLRSPGSTLKPFLYGMALDAGLIHSESLLQDVPRRYGDYRPGNFSTGFSGPVAASEALATSLNLPAVQLLEAYGPKRFAGELRSAGLPLVLPVGAEPSLALILGGAGARLEDLVGAYAAFARQGRAAAPRLQPDDALREKRLLSPGAAWIVRRILSGQSRPDLDPQALPPLRPALAVKTGTSYGFRDAWALGVGPRYLIGVWIGRPDGTPVPGQFGLASAAPLLVQVHDVLVNRDAQRGSAQPLDDKPDSVGIAAICWPLGQSLPRDDGNCRRQRLAWTLDGTVPPTLQAADQPLGLGLRQSVWLDARGLRTAPGCPGASAHELALWPAPLEPWLPRRERRSARLPAVAPDCPPPLPPAAAALSIVGLRAGDQLRRPAASAGPLRVRLSALGGSGRRWWFLDGRPLGETAADAAFDQVLEEVGRHQLSLLDEAGATARLEFSVIE; via the coding sequence TTGTCGTTCCCCTCCACCCTGCACCGTGCCCGCCGCCTCCTGAGGCGCCGCTGGGTCGCGTTGCCGCTGCTGCTCCTGGCGCTGCTCTGGTGCGCCGACCGGCTGTTCCCGCTGCCCCTGCCGGCGGATGACCGGGCGCGGGTGGTGTTGGCCGAGGACGGCACGCCGCTGTGGCGCTTCGCCGATGCCGAGGGCGTGTGGCGCTACCCGGTCACGCCGCAGCAGGTCTCGCCCTATTACCTGGAAGCGCTGCTCACCTACGAGGATCGCTGGTTCTACCGTCACCCCGGGGTCAACCCGCTGGCCCTGGGGCGTGCGGCCTGGCAGAACCTCGCCGGTGGGCGCGTGCTGTCCGGCGGCAGCACCCTGTCGATGCAGGTGGCGCGCCTGCTCGACCCGCACCCGCGCACCCTCGCCGGCAAGCTGCGCCAGCTGTGGCGCACCTTGCAGCTGGAGTGGCACCTGTCCAAGGACGAGATCCTCACCCTCTATCTCGACCGCGCGCCCTTCGGCGGCACCCTGCAAGGCGTGGCGGCGGCCAGCTGGACCTACCTGGGCAAGCCGCCCTCGAAGCTGACCCGCGCCGAAGCGGCGCTTCTCGCGGTACTGCCCCAGGCACCGAGCCGGCTGCGCCCGGACCGCTACCCGCAGCGCGCCACCGCCGCCCGGGACAAGGTGCTGCGCCGACTCGCCGAATACGGTGCATGGCCCCAGGCGGCGGTGGACGAGGCGCTGGAGGAGCCGGTGCTGCTGGCGCCGCGCCAGGAGCCGCGTCTCGCGCCCCTGCTGGCGCGCCGCCTCAACCGCCCCGGCAGCCCGCAGCTGATCCGCACCACCCTCGACGCCAACCTGCAGCGGCGCCTGGAAGACCTGCTGCTGGGCTGGCGCGTGCGCCTGCCGGAGCGCACCTCGGCGGCGATCCTGGTGGTCGAGCATTCGAGCATGGCGGTGCGTGCCTACCTCGGCTCGGTGGAGATGGACGACGCCCGCCGCTTCGGCCATGTCGACATGGTCGGCTCCCTGCGATCGCCAGGCTCCACCCTCAAGCCCTTCCTCTATGGCATGGCCCTGGACGCCGGGCTGATCCACTCCGAATCCCTGCTGCAGGACGTGCCGCGTCGCTATGGCGACTACCGCCCCGGCAACTTCTCCACGGGCTTCAGTGGCCCGGTGGCGGCCAGCGAGGCGCTGGCCACTTCCCTCAACCTGCCTGCCGTGCAACTGCTGGAAGCCTACGGACCGAAGCGCTTCGCCGGCGAGCTGCGCAGTGCCGGCCTGCCGCTGGTGCTGCCGGTCGGCGCCGAGCCCAGCCTGGCGCTGATCCTCGGCGGCGCCGGGGCGCGGCTGGAGGATCTGGTGGGGGCCTACGCCGCCTTCGCCCGCCAGGGCCGCGCTGCGGCGCCGCGCCTGCAACCCGACGACGCCCTGCGTGAGAAGCGCCTGCTGTCCCCCGGCGCGGCCTGGATCGTGCGGCGCATCCTTTCCGGCCAGTCTCGCCCGGACCTTGACCCGCAGGCGCTGCCGCCGCTGCGCCCGGCGCTGGCGGTGAAGACCGGCACCAGCTACGGCTTCCGTGACGCCTGGGCCCTAGGCGTGGGGCCGCGCTACCTGATCGGCGTGTGGATCGGTCGCCCCGACGGCACGCCGGTGCCTGGCCAGTTCGGCCTGGCCTCGGCGGCGCCCCTGCTGGTGCAGGTGCACGACGTGCTGGTCAACCGCGACGCCCAGCGCGGCAGTGCCCAGCCGCTCGACGACAAGCCCGACTCGGTGGGCATCGCCGCCATCTGCTGGCCCCTGGGCCAGTCGCTGCCTCGCGATGACGGCAACTGCCGTCGCCAGCGCCTGGCCTGGACCCTCGATGGCACCGTTCCGCCGACCCTGCAGGCCGCCGACCAGCCCCTGGGCCTCGGCCTGCGCCAGAGCGTTTGGCTGGATGCGCGCGGCCTGCGCACCGCCCCCGGCTGCCCGGGCGCCAGCGCGCACGAGCTGGCGTTGTGGCCGGCGCCGCTGGAGCCCTGGTTGCCCCGTCGCGAGCGCCGGTCGGCGCGGCTGCCGGCGGTCGCGCCGGACTGCCCGCCACCCTTGCCGCCGGCGGCCGCCGCGCTGTCCATCGTCGGCCTGCGCGCAGGCGACCAGTTACGCCGCCCCGCCGCCAGTGCCGGGCCGCTTCGGGTACGCCTCTCGGCACTGGGCGGCAGCGGCCGGCGCTGGTGGTTCCTGGATGGCCGGCCCCTGGGCGAGACGGCGGCGGACGCGGCTTTCGACCAGGTGCTTGAGGAGGTCGGCCGGCACCAGCTGAGCCTGCTGGACGAGGCGGGCGCTACCGCTCGTCTGGAGTTCAGCGTGATCGAATGA